The following are from one region of the Salvia splendens isolate huo1 chromosome 2, SspV2, whole genome shotgun sequence genome:
- the LOC121766302 gene encoding uncharacterized protein LOC121766302 → MSGRPDLFTISRMVEDGLQICGEAETMDHRPSQRSELDLDMPVRQKAKRRGKKKVGGESSSSRMDTQLVDDSDDDFVAPPPPRSAVRGRHSVSHTGGTGEDFGLSDQQSPPRSSARDDIDLENAVVEDTPPSRIPKTSIGKGIRSLFMRKRRDE, encoded by the coding sequence ATGTCAGGACGGCCGGATTTATTCACCATTTCGAGAATGGTTGAAGATGGCCTCCAGATATGTGGGGAAGCTGAGACGATGGACCACCGTCCTTCACAGCGCTCTGAGCTGGACCTTGACATGCCCGTGCGGCAAAAAGCGAAGCGGCGTGGAAAGAAGAAAGTTGGTGGAGAGTCGTCATcatcaaggatggatactcagttggttgATGATTCTGATGACGATTTTGtggctccacctccaccaagatctgccgTGCGGGGTCGTCACTCAGTCAGCCACACGGGTGGTACAGGAGAAGATTTCGGTCTCAGCGATCAACAatctccacctcggtcttctgCGAGAGACGACATTGATTTAGAGAATGCCGTCGTTgaagatactcctccgtctagaaTCCCTAAGACCAGCATCGGGAAGGGAATCCGTAGTCTGTTTATGCGTAAAAGGCGAGACGAGTGA
- the LOC121766272 gene encoding heterogeneous nuclear ribonucleoprotein 1-like gives MDDSEQNKLFVGGISWDTTDDVLRDHFGKYGVVLGSVIARDRDSGRPRGFAFVTFSESSAVDRTLQDSHQILSRTVEVKRAIPRSEQQSQQQNNKGLSRNNSRANSRSNEQFRTKKIFVGGLSANLTEEEFRGYFENFGRITDVVVMHDNLTHRPRGFGFITFDSEDSVEEVMQKNFHELTGKLVEVKRAVPKDGLGSGSVGYNGRLGGGRSPTSFSSYQQGSYTPYSSRFGYFPGYGGNVAGYPYGAGIFGGGYPPSGGYGGISYGLTPIAPRSPWNPAMVGVRGSFLPYGSCAPVYPSYVNGMGLSINGYGGILGGDAQHTAESTPPQTSINNVEANSFGSGRNFGGVASKQSHRAANSS, from the exons ATGGACGATTCGGAGCAGAATAAGCTGTTTGTCGGGGGCATTTCGTGGGACACGACGGACGATGTGCTCAGGGACCATTTTGGCAAGTACGGCGTCGTTTTGGGCTCCGTGATTGCTCGGGATCGGGATTCCGGTCGCCCCAGGGGCTTCGCTTTCGTCACCTTTTCGGAATCTTCCGCCGTCGACCGCACTCTGCAGGATTCCCATCAAATTCTCAGCAGAACG GTCGAAGTCAAAAGGGCCATTCCCAGAAGCGAACAACAAAGTCAACAACAGAATAACAAGGGATTGAGTAGGAATAATAGTAGGGCTAACAGTAGGAGCAACGAGCAGTTTAGGACGAAGAAGATATTTGTAGGGGGTTTATCGGCTAACTTGACTGAAGAAGAATTCAGAGGTTACTTTGAGAACTTTGGTAGGATTACTGATGTAGTTGTGATGCATGATAATCTGACTCATAGGCCGAGGGGATTTGGTTTTATTACCTTTGACTCAGAGGATTCTGTAGAGGAAGTTATGCAGAAGAATTTCCACGAATTGACTGGAAAGCTTGTCGAGGTTAAAAGGGCTGTGCCAAAGGATGGACTTGGTAGTGGTAGCGTTGGTTATAATGGAAGATTAGGTGGCGGAAGAAGCCCTACTAGCTTCAGTTCTTATCAGCAGGGGAGTTACACACCTTATAGTTCTAGATTTGGGTATTTCCCTGGGTATGGTGGTAATGTGGCTGGCTACCCATATGGAGCTGGGATATTTGGTGGTGGATATCCTCCTTCTGGAGGGTATGGGGGAATTAGTTACGGTCTGACTCCAATTGCTCCGAGGAGTCCTTGGAATCCAGCGATGGTTGGTGTCAGGGGAAGTTTCCTGCCTTATGGAAGCTGTGCTCCTGTGTATCCGTCCTATGTGAATGGGATGGGACTGTCTATTAACGGATATGGTGGGATCTTGGGTGGAGATGCTCAACACACGGCTGAATCAACACCCCCTCAGACTAGTATAAATAATGTAGAGGCCAATTCTTTTGGTTCTGGAAGAAACTTTGGAGGTGTGGCTAGCAAACAGAGTCACAGAGCTGCTAACTCAAGCTGA
- the LOC121766288 gene encoding protein MAIN-LIKE 1-like: MASSSTSRRRLLCGPEDPSVLYLQRQHVSNNIWAGVPSEDVRCRRYEGIIWDVPINPRVLAVIDEMGFGGMLRCGQPKDIDHHLITALIERWRPETHTFHFPVGEATVSLEDVEVLWGLKTDGEPLTGYIPTKDVNYWKDVCLGFLGFIPDAVDLKELNWKQTSLSNQLRIELSDDHEQYMYNQRARVYCLLLLGGLLIPNATGNKIPFFYLQFFMDIEQCASYSWGGATLACLYHNLCEAALGKRTDVGGALTLLQLWAWERIPIIRPQMLNPAPVDYLPCAVAWTGRASYVKAPGHCIETFRDQFSTMHVNQVIYVN, translated from the exons atggcatcttcttcaacttctcgtcgtcggctcttatgtggtcctgaggacccctccgtattatatctgcagagacaacacgtctctaataacatatgggcaggagtgccATCGGAAGACGTACGGTGTAGAAGATACGAAGGAATCATATGGGATGTTCCCATAAATCCTCGTGTTTTGGCGGTTATAGATGAGATGGGGTTCGGCGGGATGTTGAGGTGTGGTCAACCgaaagacattgaccaccatcttatcaccgctttgattgaacgttggaggccagagactcacacgtttcactttccagtcggtgaagcgactgtgagcTTAGaggacgtggaggtcttatggggcctcaaaACTGACGGTGAGCCTCtgacgggttacatccccaCTAAGGATGTCAACTATTGGAAGGATGTTTGTCTGGGTTTTCTTGGCTTTATTCCAGATGCAGTTGATCTAAAAGAATTGAACTGgaagcagacaagcttatcaaaTCAACTGCGGATTGAGTTGAGTGATGACCACGAGCAATACATGTACAATCAACGTGCTCGTGTGTATTGTCTGCTGTTACTGGGTGGTCTACTGATCCCGAACGCTACCGGTAATAAAATTCCCTTCTTCTACCTTCagtttttcatggatatagaacaaTGTGCTAGCTATAGCTGGGGAGGTGCGACTCTTgcctgcttgtaccacaatctaTGTGAAGCTGCACTTGGTAAGAGGACCGATGTCGGGGGAGCTCTTACATTGTTACAGCTGTGGGCTTGGGAAAGAATCCCAATTATTAGACCGCAGATGCTGAACCCCGCGCCCGTAGACTACTTACCATGTGCAGTCGC atGGACTGGTCGGGCCTCTTATGTAAAAGCACCGGGGCATTGCATTGAAACTTTCAGAGATCAGTTCTCAACAATGCATGTCAATCAGGTAATTTACGTAAACTAA